The following coding sequences are from one Gemmatimonadaceae bacterium window:
- a CDS encoding glycosyltransferase: MKVFLAATSLRPAYGGPAYSVSRLAAALGHAGLDIGLWSSDGSATDTSLLDDAAPVRRLGGSAAEAMRAFGAVDVVHDNGIWMPHNHRLTVLAAELKVPRVVSTRGMLEPWAINHKKLKKRVAWRLYQRGDLVSAQCLHATGEPEFQTIEQLHLGVRAIVVPNGIDIPPQKGGDPASLNPERAPDALRTVLFLGRIYPVKGLPMLIEAWSRVRPAGWRLKIAGPDESGHRAVVERAVSVAGLDDQVMFLGPLAEEAKRAALLDAELFVLPTHSESFGVVVAEALAHSLPVLTTTAAPWSMLVDHGCGWWVEPTVDGITEGLRQSTAMSTGELAGMGEKGREVALQRFRWEEVARQFTSAYQLLLGSRDGGYRPSFR; the protein is encoded by the coding sequence ATGAAAGTCTTTCTTGCCGCAACGAGCCTCAGGCCGGCCTACGGCGGCCCTGCCTATTCGGTTTCCCGACTTGCCGCTGCACTGGGACACGCTGGCCTCGACATAGGACTCTGGAGCAGCGACGGCTCGGCAACCGATACATCATTGCTCGACGATGCGGCGCCAGTGCGCCGACTGGGCGGAAGTGCAGCCGAGGCAATGCGCGCTTTTGGTGCTGTGGACGTCGTGCATGATAATGGCATCTGGATGCCGCACAACCACAGGCTCACTGTACTGGCCGCCGAGTTGAAGGTCCCGCGAGTAGTGAGCACGAGAGGGATGCTCGAACCGTGGGCGATCAATCACAAGAAACTGAAGAAGCGGGTTGCGTGGCGGCTTTACCAGCGCGGCGATCTCGTCAGCGCCCAATGTCTTCACGCGACCGGCGAGCCCGAATTTCAGACAATCGAGCAGCTTCATCTCGGTGTCCGTGCCATAGTCGTTCCGAATGGGATTGACATCCCGCCGCAGAAGGGGGGAGACCCCGCTTCGCTGAATCCTGAGCGGGCACCCGACGCGCTACGAACCGTTCTCTTTCTCGGTCGTATCTATCCGGTGAAGGGTCTGCCGATGTTGATCGAGGCGTGGTCGCGCGTGCGGCCGGCTGGATGGCGGCTGAAGATCGCCGGCCCGGACGAGAGCGGCCACCGTGCGGTAGTGGAGCGCGCTGTCTCCGTCGCGGGACTGGACGATCAAGTGATGTTCCTTGGACCGCTCGCAGAAGAAGCAAAGCGAGCGGCGCTCCTCGACGCGGAACTGTTTGTGCTCCCCACGCACTCGGAGAGTTTCGGAGTTGTCGTTGCTGAAGCGTTGGCGCACTCACTGCCTGTATTGACTACCACGGCAGCCCCCTGGTCGATGCTGGTTGATCACGGCTGCGGATGGTGGGTGGAGCCTACAGTCGACGGCATCACTGAGGGACTACGCCAGTCCACAGCTATGAGTACCGGGGAGTTGGCAGGAATGGGGGAGAAAGGCCGGGAGGTGGCGTTGCAGAGATTTCGCTGGGAGGAGGTCGCTCGGCAGTTTACCAGCGCCTATCAACTTCTCCTTGGCAGCCGTGACGGGGGTTATCGACCCTCGTTTCGTTGA